The Sorangiineae bacterium MSr11954 DNA segment GGTCCACCTCCTGGCCATTTTGATAGATCTTCTCGATGGTGGGGTTCGCGTTGCGCCGCGTATCGTAGCCGTACACCCGGGTGAAGCCGATCACGTACTGGTCGGGATCGAGCCGGTTGTGGGCGTCGTCGAAGCAGCCGAACGGCACCGCCTGCGGGTTGCGCCCCTCGCGCGCCACCAGCTCCACGTGCCCCGCGCACGCGATGTTGAACGCGATGGCCAGGCCGTAAGGCTCCGTCCCTTCCACCTTTTGATGCGAGGTCACGATGTCGTTGGGCAACGTGATCGAATACGTGGGGCCACTGGGCAAATACGGCGTGAGATCGACGCCGGGGGCGAGCACCACGCTCCCTCCGCCGCCTCCACCTGCATCACCTCCACCTCCGCCGCCTCCACCAGGAACCGTGGCGCCCGCGAATTGCCGGAAGCAATCGTAATACAAATCATCGCGCGGGTTGATGCACACGATGGGGATCCAATAGAGCTTCACCGGCCGGGCTCGATCGACGCGCCCGTCGTACGTGAGGACCTCGATCTTCACCGTTTCGCCCGGGCGGGCGTACGGCTGATCGGCGCGCGAGGCCAGGATGCGCACCGATTGGAGCTCGCTCGCCGGCGGGAAATCCACGTTGCTGCACGAGAGGAGGACCGTCGCGGAGGCGGCGACGAGCGCACCGAGGCTCGAGGTCGCCTTGGCGGGCGCGAAGGCTTTTCGGTCATGATGGGAGCGCATCAGAATTCTCCCCGCATGCCCAGGCTCGGCAGGAACGGGAGGCCCGTGGCAAACGTACGGTTGGTATAATTGTAGTTGTAGCTCAGACCCTCCACGTTGCCGTGGTTGTAGACGTTCTGGATATCGGCGTAGACGCTGAACTGCCAGTCCTTGAACTTCCAGGACTTGTCCACCCGGATATCGAGCTGGTGAAACATCGGCATGCGCTCGGTGTACGGCGGATAATTCAGCAAGGCGAGCGGAACGCCGGCGTTCTCGTCGTAGAAGCCATACGTGTTGGGCGTGTACATGCTGCCCGACACCAACCGGAAACGCGCGCCGAACTCCCAGCCGCGCCCCAGACGGTAGCTGCCGAGCACCGTGAGGATATGGGTCTGCGAGAAGGGCGAGAGGCGCTCGAGATCCGACGGTGTGTCCTGGCGCGTGCTGCGCGAGAGGGTGTACGCGAGCCAGCCGAAGAAGCGCGAGTCCGGCTTGTAGCGGATGAGGGTCTCGAGGCCGTACGCCTTGCCCACCCCGCTGTTTCCGTTGTTCGGGACCACCAGGCGATCGAGCGTCTTGAAGTACCCCTCGAGCGAGACCTCGAGCTGCTGCGTGATCTCTTGCTCGACGCCGAACGAATAGTGGTACGCGCGATTGGAGCGCAGCCCCTTTTGGCCGAAGACCACGTTGGTCTCCTGCGGCTGCGGGGGCTGATAGAAGATGCCGACCCCGCCCTTCAAGGTCGTGCGCGGAAAGCCGCGCGTCAGATCTTGGCGGGCCATCACGCGCGGGCCGATGTCCCACTCGCGCGTGTCCTTGGCATAATCGAGGCGCACGCCCGGCACGATGCGGCCGCCGCGCCAGGGGGTGAGCTCGAACTCGCCGTAGAAGCCGGGGCGGAAGAGGGCGTCGCTGTCGACCGTCTCCCGGGGCGGACGGCTCAAACCGGGGCCGCCCGGCGGCTCGCCCGGCCGAGGGAAGGGCGGCGCGCGCACGTGCACGTCGTACGGCGTGTAGAGCATGTCCATGCCGATGTTGGCCGTCACGCCCTTGGCGAGCCGCTGCGAGAGCTCGATGCGCGAGGTCATCGGCAGGGTCTTGAGCTTGAAGAAGACGTCGCCCACCGTGAAGTCGGCGAAGTCCTGGCCGATGGCCCCCATCACCTTCAAATCGGTGTCTTCGCTGATGCGGTTCCTGTAGCGCGCCTGCGTGCGCCAAAAACCGTTGTGCGCGGCGATGCCGCCGCCGATGGCCGGATCGGTGGCCGCGGGGCTCTTCACCAAGAGCTCCAGCCGGTCGTCGGAGCCGAGGAACATCAGGCGGAAGTTTTGGTTCTTCCCGAAGTCCTTGGAGACCATCAATTGATAGTCGTAATAGACGGGCGCGGTGGTGACCCCGGCGTTGGCCGATTCGAGGACCGGTTTCAGCCAGATATCGACGTACGAACGGCGGCCGGCGATGGCGAAGTTCCACCCCGTTTTTCCGATGGGGCCCTCGGCCATCACGCGCGCGTCGATCAAGTCGACCTGCGCCATGCCGTGCAGGCGGTCCTTCTTGGGATCGCGGATCCCCACGTCCACGATGCCGCCCATGACCCGGCCGTACTGGGTGCTGAAGTTGCCGGGGTAGAAATCGATCTTCTGGAGCATCTCGCTCGGCACGACCGAGCTCAATCCGCCGAAGTGGTAGACGATCGGCACCAGGGTGCCGTCGATGAAGATGTTCGTGTCGTTGGGCGACGAGCCGCGCACGATGAGCAACCCGGCCAGCCCCGGCGGGCGGGCCACGCCCGGCAAGTTCTGGAGCGACCGCAGCGCGTCGCCCGAGGTGCCGGGGATGCGGGTCATCTCGCGCTGCTCGAGGGTGCGGCGGGTGACCTCGCGCGGCGGGCGGACACCTTTGACGGTGACCTCCTCCACGTCCTCGTCTTCGGGCGCCGGCACCGGCTTGTCCGCCGCGGGGCGCGAGAGGCGCGTGATGGTGCTCACCTCCTCGCCCGCCTTCACCTCTTGAACGGCGCTCTGCGGCTCGAAGCGCTCCGCGGAGACGCGCACCTCGTACGATCCGGGCGGAAGTTTGTCGATGCTCCAGGTGCCGTCGGCCGCCGTCTGGGTCGACTGCTCGGTTCCATCGGCCGCGTGCACGACCACCGTGGCCCCCGCGATGGGCGCCTCGGAGGCCGAAGCCGCGACCCGCCCCACCAGCCGCGAGGGAGGCGGCGTAAAGACGTATTGGTGTTTGATGCGCGCCGCGACGGCGCGCCCGTTCCGCTTGGCCGGCTCGAACCGCAGCTTGTTGGCGGCGGCCACCGCGGCCTCGTCGAAGCCATGGCCCACCGGGGTCTCCACCGTGGCCTTGCGCACCACGCCCTCGGTGTCGATCTCCAGGACCAACACGACGGTCGCCGGGGCCGTCCATCCTTCCTTGAGCGCGGCGTCCGGATACTGCGCGCCCTCGTCGGTCACGAGCTTTGGAGGCGTGACCTGTGGGGCGGCTTGCGGCGCGGGGGCTTGCCCGGGGTCAGCGGGCGGAACAATCGTGGCCCCCGACGCACCACGAGGAACGGCGCTCCCTCGGCTCGTGTCGTCCGACGAGCCGGCGGGGGGAGGTTGTTGAGGAGGAGGTGGAGGGTTGGGGTGCTGCTGCGTTCCCTGGGCGAAAGAGACGCGCGCTGCCGAAAACGCGCCAAGGAAAAGCACCCCCGCGATGGGCAGACGTCGCGAAGGCATGATGATGACCACCCATTAGTGGGACTCGGACGATACATCAAGGCCAAGTACGCCTCGGCCACTGATTCGTGAAGATTCAGGAAGGCAATGCTATGAAGGCCGCGTTTCCACCGTGGCTTTCACCCTTCCCAGACGCATTTCGGCTCTTTCCCCTGTGACGCGAGTGACACGCTGGTCCGCGCGCGCGCCCGGTGCGCGATTTTTTCGCCGCTGGCCCCAATACGACGGCGCGCTGTACGTGCTGTGGGCAGCCCTGTGCACCTTGCTCTCCGCCCGGGCCTTCTACGGCTACATGCTCAAGCAGACGAGCGGAGAGTGGTCGGCGCCCCTCGACGATGTGTTCATCCACTTCGACTACGCGCGCTCCACCGCCGAGGGCCACCCCTTCGAGTGGGCGGCCGGCAACGGCTATTCATCGGGAAACACCAGCCTCTCGTACCCGTTCGTGCTGGCCATCGGGTACTTGCTCGGCTTTACGCGCGAACGGCTGATGATCTGGGCCGCCATCGTGGCCGCCGTCTCGGTCTTCGGGGTGCTCCTCGCCGCGCGCGGGCTCTTTCTCCGCCATGCCAGAGGCTCCGGCGCGCGCCTCCCGGATGGAACGTTGCGCTGGATGCGCATGGGATCGTTCTTGCTTCCGCCGATGTTCCTCGCACTCGGCTCCCTGGATTGGTCGCTCTGGAGCGGCATGGAGGTCGCGCTCTACCTCGCCACCTGGGCTTGCGGACTTCTCGCCTTCTTTGCCGTGGACGACTCACCCGCTCGAACCGCCGAGGCCCCGCACCGCACGTGGCTGCTCGGGCTCGCGGGGGCGGCCATCGTCTTCACCCGGCCCGAGGGCGCGGGCACGGTGGCGGCCTTTGGATTGGTGGCCGCGTGGCCGGTGCTGCGCCGGCGTGGATGGCGCCCGGCGGTGGGGCTCTTGCTTCGCGCGGGTCTGCCGGCGGTGCTCATCCTGGCGCTGCAGACGATGGCCAATCACGCGTTCACCGGCGAGTACAGCGCCAATGGCGCGATCGTAAAGCTCGCCGTGAACAATCCGTTCCTCACGCGGGCGGACAAGATCAGCGATTACGTCTTCAATCTGAATTACTCGATTTTCCGCAATCTAGAATACCACTTTACCGACGTTCCGGCCCTCGGCTTCATCGTACCGACCCTCGCGCTCTTCACCCTGGCCCTCCCCGAGACGCGCCGCTACGGCGTTCTCTTATGGCTGCAGATCGCCCTCTGGCTCGCGCTCACCGCCTTCAACGGGCA contains these protein-coding regions:
- a CDS encoding TonB family protein, translating into MPSRRLPIAGVLFLGAFSAARVSFAQGTQQHPNPPPPPQQPPPAGSSDDTSRGSAVPRGASGATIVPPADPGQAPAPQAAPQVTPPKLVTDEGAQYPDAALKEGWTAPATVVLVLEIDTEGVVRKATVETPVGHGFDEAAVAAANKLRFEPAKRNGRAVAARIKHQYVFTPPPSRLVGRVAASASEAPIAGATVVVHAADGTEQSTQTAADGTWSIDKLPPGSYEVRVSAERFEPQSAVQEVKAGEEVSTITRLSRPAADKPVPAPEDEDVEEVTVKGVRPPREVTRRTLEQREMTRIPGTSGDALRSLQNLPGVARPPGLAGLLIVRGSSPNDTNIFIDGTLVPIVYHFGGLSSVVPSEMLQKIDFYPGNFSTQYGRVMGGIVDVGIRDPKKDRLHGMAQVDLIDARVMAEGPIGKTGWNFAIAGRRSYVDIWLKPVLESANAGVTTAPVYYDYQLMVSKDFGKNQNFRLMFLGSDDRLELLVKSPAATDPAIGGGIAAHNGFWRTQARYRNRISEDTDLKVMGAIGQDFADFTVGDVFFKLKTLPMTSRIELSQRLAKGVTANIGMDMLYTPYDVHVRAPPFPRPGEPPGGPGLSRPPRETVDSDALFRPGFYGEFELTPWRGGRIVPGVRLDYAKDTREWDIGPRVMARQDLTRGFPRTTLKGGVGIFYQPPQPQETNVVFGQKGLRSNRAYHYSFGVEQEITQQLEVSLEGYFKTLDRLVVPNNGNSGVGKAYGLETLIRYKPDSRFFGWLAYTLSRSTRQDTPSDLERLSPFSQTHILTVLGSYRLGRGWEFGARFRLVSGSMYTPNTYGFYDENAGVPLALLNYPPYTERMPMFHQLDIRVDKSWKFKDWQFSVYADIQNVYNHGNVEGLSYNYNYTNRTFATGLPFLPSLGMRGEF